The following proteins are co-located in the Polystyrenella longa genome:
- a CDS encoding DUF1553 domain-containing protein: MPTFTVNNRAHWLSRNQLTTGLLFGLTVVWGFPGQAEEEVPAAKPATEFSAGQIEHFEKKIRPLLVERCQDCHNTEVSEGGLDLSSRPGILKGGDSGSAFDNNHPPQSLLLDAISYKPDAIVEMPPDGRLDPAEVAAITKWVEEGLPWPGAQPTPEGDDVAEEESDFPFTEEQLQYWSFQVPTKAEPPQVKQTEWPRNEIDHFILAQLEANEMHPAPQADKLTLLRRATFDLTGLPPTPEEIREFVADENEDAFAKVVDRLLASDAYGERWGRHWLDIARYADTNGMDENMAYAYAYLYRNYVISAFNKDKPYDQFIKEQLAGDLIPHPDDEQQTIERQIATGFLAIGPKMLAEDDPVKMHMDIIDEQLDTSGKAFLGMTLGCARCHDHKFDPITAKDYYSLAGIFKSTKTMENYRVVAQWYERPVEPQARIDAYAAYEKDRDAVKKTIDELVNKANTEIQIAARTRAKEYLLAATSVLSSRSHFDQLVDQWNNDKTASVENSIDRLAEKFDRGNVDVQEQTADPRVAVILTFKQGASMAEYDVEIPQEGKYAMFLQYAAHQSRPLKISVNGEVIKETAADQVTGSWGPDGQKWFFEQVIDLKQGKNIVQLACTKLFPHVHQFRLVPESADGTIVPPIASTDQNQSESDLNSLILDQWVSFLKAEEANPKSIFKPWFALGKNQDEADPAYSRLKTSVQKATKHAKNDLAESYAALFLEAEQSWTAMKAEEATKEAMALPDAELEAFRQVYLGEKGPFRVPENVEQGYSEEVKPLLGEHRSKLKAIEDNAPAPLQLALGVTESKIENMQVCIRGNHVNLGPEVPRQFLSIVEGPDQTPLGDEESGRLALAEWLAKPDHPLTSRVMINRIWRWHMGTGLVRTPDNFGLTGETPSHPQLLDWLAVTFIEQGWSMKTMHRLIMNSATYQMSSDYSAEYTELDPENKLYWQMNRHRLEAEAIRDSILAIAGTLDRTQVDTTLDYKSHTYVNSTGGAGAVSYDFNYRSIYLPIIRSALYEMFQAYDFPDPSYMQGNRATTTIAPQALFLMNSEFVDKQTEAMAKRLLQEAPDAPEDRIERAFELIYGRKPEIKEMEEMLGFVYEYEQQVVSSIPEQDLRQLQVWKGLCRVLLSSNEFIFVD; encoded by the coding sequence TTGCCAACTTTCACCGTAAATAATCGAGCACACTGGTTAAGTAGAAATCAGCTCACTACCGGACTCTTGTTCGGGCTGACTGTCGTTTGGGGATTCCCCGGACAGGCCGAAGAAGAAGTTCCTGCTGCGAAACCTGCGACTGAATTCAGCGCCGGACAGATTGAACACTTCGAGAAAAAGATTCGTCCACTTCTCGTCGAACGCTGTCAGGATTGCCACAACACTGAAGTCAGTGAAGGAGGACTCGATCTCAGTTCTCGCCCCGGGATTCTGAAAGGGGGCGATTCAGGTTCTGCTTTCGACAATAATCATCCGCCCCAAAGTCTGCTCCTTGATGCGATCAGCTATAAACCGGATGCTATCGTCGAGATGCCGCCGGATGGTCGATTAGATCCGGCCGAAGTCGCCGCGATCACGAAGTGGGTCGAAGAAGGTTTACCCTGGCCAGGCGCTCAGCCCACGCCTGAAGGTGACGACGTAGCAGAAGAGGAATCTGACTTTCCGTTCACTGAGGAACAACTGCAATACTGGTCATTTCAAGTCCCCACAAAAGCCGAGCCCCCTCAGGTGAAACAGACCGAATGGCCGCGAAATGAAATCGATCACTTTATTCTGGCTCAGCTCGAAGCCAACGAGATGCACCCCGCCCCCCAGGCAGACAAGCTGACATTACTTCGTCGGGCGACTTTTGATTTAACTGGCCTGCCGCCAACTCCAGAAGAAATTCGCGAATTCGTGGCGGATGAAAATGAAGATGCCTTCGCCAAAGTCGTGGACAGGTTACTCGCCAGCGATGCTTACGGAGAACGCTGGGGCCGTCATTGGCTGGACATCGCCCGCTACGCAGACACCAACGGGATGGACGAAAACATGGCGTATGCATACGCCTATCTGTACCGCAACTATGTCATCAGCGCTTTCAACAAAGACAAACCTTACGATCAGTTTATTAAGGAACAGCTGGCGGGAGACTTGATCCCCCATCCGGATGACGAGCAACAGACGATCGAAAGACAGATTGCCACCGGATTTCTCGCGATCGGTCCGAAAATGTTGGCCGAGGACGACCCGGTCAAAATGCACATGGATATTATCGATGAGCAATTGGACACGTCTGGAAAAGCGTTTCTGGGTATGACGTTGGGATGCGCTCGCTGTCACGATCACAAGTTCGATCCGATTACGGCGAAGGATTACTACAGCCTGGCGGGTATCTTCAAAAGTACGAAAACGATGGAGAACTATCGAGTCGTCGCGCAGTGGTACGAACGACCGGTTGAACCTCAAGCACGAATCGATGCGTATGCTGCTTATGAAAAAGATCGTGATGCTGTCAAAAAGACCATCGATGAATTGGTCAACAAAGCGAATACCGAGATTCAAATCGCTGCACGGACTCGGGCGAAGGAATATCTGCTGGCCGCGACTTCAGTCCTGTCGTCACGCAGTCACTTCGATCAACTGGTCGATCAATGGAACAACGATAAAACAGCATCAGTCGAAAACAGCATCGATCGATTGGCTGAAAAATTCGACCGAGGGAATGTCGACGTACAGGAACAAACCGCCGACCCTCGAGTAGCCGTTATCCTGACTTTCAAACAGGGTGCGTCGATGGCGGAATATGATGTCGAGATTCCCCAGGAGGGCAAATATGCGATGTTCCTGCAGTACGCCGCTCATCAATCCCGTCCGCTGAAAATCAGCGTGAATGGAGAAGTGATCAAAGAAACAGCTGCTGATCAAGTCACCGGAAGCTGGGGACCTGACGGTCAAAAGTGGTTCTTTGAGCAAGTCATCGACTTAAAGCAGGGCAAAAACATTGTTCAGCTCGCCTGTACAAAACTATTCCCTCACGTTCATCAGTTTCGTTTAGTTCCGGAATCTGCAGATGGCACTATAGTACCGCCTATCGCATCTACGGATCAGAACCAGTCAGAGTCAGATTTGAATTCGCTGATTCTCGATCAATGGGTCAGTTTTCTGAAAGCAGAAGAAGCAAATCCGAAGTCCATTTTTAAACCTTGGTTTGCCCTTGGTAAAAATCAAGACGAAGCCGATCCAGCCTATTCTCGCTTGAAGACCAGTGTTCAAAAAGCAACAAAGCACGCGAAAAACGATCTGGCAGAAAGCTACGCCGCATTGTTCCTGGAGGCCGAACAGTCTTGGACGGCAATGAAGGCAGAAGAAGCAACCAAAGAAGCGATGGCTCTTCCTGATGCCGAACTGGAAGCCTTCAGACAAGTCTACCTGGGAGAGAAAGGACCTTTCCGAGTTCCGGAAAATGTGGAACAAGGTTATAGCGAAGAGGTTAAACCTCTCCTTGGAGAGCATCGGTCGAAACTGAAAGCAATTGAAGACAATGCACCGGCGCCATTGCAACTTGCATTGGGAGTCACGGAATCTAAAATTGAAAACATGCAGGTCTGCATCCGTGGGAATCATGTCAACCTAGGTCCGGAAGTTCCTCGTCAGTTCCTCTCCATTGTGGAAGGACCCGACCAGACGCCGTTAGGCGATGAGGAGAGTGGACGTTTGGCTCTGGCTGAATGGCTTGCTAAACCGGATCACCCGTTGACCAGCCGAGTGATGATCAACCGAATCTGGCGATGGCATATGGGGACGGGTCTGGTACGAACTCCTGACAACTTCGGTTTAACAGGCGAGACACCCTCCCATCCCCAACTTCTGGACTGGTTGGCTGTAACCTTCATTGAGCAGGGCTGGTCCATGAAAACGATGCACCGACTCATAATGAACTCTGCCACCTACCAGATGAGTTCGGATTACTCGGCCGAGTACACTGAACTCGACCCTGAAAATAAACTGTATTGGCAGATGAATCGGCATCGCCTGGAAGCGGAAGCGATTCGCGATTCGATTCTGGCAATCGCAGGTACTCTCGATCGAACTCAGGTCGACACTACTTTAGACTACAAAAGCCACACCTATGTGAACTCAACTGGGGGAGCGGGGGCGGTGAGTTATGACTTCAACTACCGCTCTATCTACCTACCGATCATTCGTAGTGCGCTTTACGAGATGTTCCAGGCGTATGATTTCCCTGACCCAAGTTATATGCAGGGAAACCGAGCGACGACGACTATCGCCCCTCAGGCATTGTTCCTGATGAATAGTGAATTTGTCGACAAGCAGACAGAGGCGATGGCCAAACGACTGCTGCAGGAAGCGCCCGACGCTCCTGAAGATCGAATCGAACGAGCCTTCGAATTGATCTATGGTCGTAAACCGGAAATTAAAGAGATGGAAGAAATGCTCGGGTTTGTTTACGAATACGAGCAACAGGTCGTCTCGTCGATTCCCGAACAGGATCTACGACAGTTACAGGTCTGGAAAGGCCTTTGTCGTGTCCTGCTTTCCTCAAACGAATTTATCTTCGTCGATTAA
- a CDS encoding DUF1501 domain-containing protein produces MSRYRDHFQLGAPRTRRQMLQQSATGFGWLALADLLSREQSASAAESAPPAGPLEVKEPHFAAKAKRVIFLFMHGGPSHMDTFEYKPLLQRDHGKPLPFDKPRVFSAQTGSLMKSPFKFQQHGESGAWVSELFPEVAKQVDDLCILNGMHGSNSRHGGALLELHTGSDTFTRPSMGSWLNYGLGTENQNLPGFVTICPSLTHGGMNNWSAAFLPAVYQGTPIGNAGLQAKDSRIPYITGSNPDALQRLELEYLQRLNQQRLDQTGPDAKLEGRIKAFELAYRMQMEAPEIQDISNESEETMKMYGVDDKTTEDFGRQCLMARRFSEQGVRFVQVSHSYKWDSHSNLLRDHKQNSKEVDKPIAALLKDLKQRDLLKDTLVLWGGEFGRTPVSQGGNGRDHNPEGFTMWMAGGGVKPGIQYGRTDDYGYFAVENKIHFHDLHATMLHLLGLDHLKLTYRYGGRDFRLTDVAGEVKHDILA; encoded by the coding sequence ATGTCTCGTTATCGCGATCACTTTCAACTGGGTGCCCCTCGCACTCGCCGTCAGATGCTCCAACAGTCGGCGACAGGCTTCGGATGGCTTGCGCTGGCCGATCTGCTCAGTCGGGAACAATCAGCCTCTGCAGCCGAATCTGCTCCCCCCGCCGGTCCGCTGGAAGTCAAAGAACCCCATTTTGCTGCTAAGGCCAAACGGGTCATTTTTCTGTTCATGCACGGGGGCCCCTCTCACATGGACACATTCGAATACAAGCCGCTTCTGCAGCGTGATCATGGCAAACCATTGCCGTTCGACAAACCTCGGGTCTTTTCCGCTCAGACCGGTTCGTTGATGAAGTCGCCCTTCAAGTTTCAACAACATGGCGAATCGGGTGCCTGGGTTAGTGAACTATTCCCGGAAGTCGCAAAGCAGGTCGACGACCTGTGTATTTTGAATGGAATGCATGGTTCAAACTCTCGTCACGGGGGTGCTCTGTTAGAGCTGCATACCGGCAGCGACACATTCACTCGTCCCAGTATGGGGTCGTGGCTGAACTACGGGCTGGGAACTGAAAACCAGAATCTTCCCGGCTTCGTCACAATCTGCCCCAGCCTGACCCATGGTGGCATGAACAACTGGAGTGCCGCCTTCCTGCCCGCAGTTTACCAGGGAACGCCTATTGGCAATGCCGGACTACAGGCGAAAGATTCGCGGATCCCATACATCACCGGCTCAAACCCGGATGCTCTTCAGCGACTGGAACTGGAATACCTGCAGAGACTGAACCAACAGCGTCTGGATCAAACTGGCCCCGACGCGAAACTGGAAGGCCGTATCAAAGCGTTTGAACTGGCTTACCGAATGCAGATGGAAGCACCTGAAATTCAGGACATCTCAAATGAGTCTGAAGAGACCATGAAGATGTACGGCGTTGATGATAAAACAACCGAGGACTTTGGTCGCCAATGTCTGATGGCACGCCGCTTTTCAGAACAGGGTGTCCGGTTCGTTCAGGTCTCGCACAGCTACAAATGGGATTCCCACTCTAACCTGTTACGCGACCATAAACAGAATTCAAAAGAAGTCGACAAGCCGATTGCGGCTTTACTCAAAGACTTGAAGCAACGTGATTTGCTCAAGGATACCTTAGTCCTATGGGGCGGTGAGTTTGGACGGACGCCTGTCTCCCAGGGAGGCAACGGCCGTGACCACAATCCCGAAGGGTTCACCATGTGGATGGCCGGAGGGGGTGTGAAGCCGGGAATTCAATATGGCCGAACGGATGATTATGGTTATTTCGCCGTAGAAAACAAAATCCACTTCCATGACCTGCACGCGACGATGCTGCATCTGCTGGGATTGGATCATCTCAAATTGACCTATCGCTATGGCGGTCGTGACTTCCGGTTAACCGATGTCGCCGGCGAAGTGAAACACGACATTCTGGCTTAG
- a CDS encoding PACE efflux transporter → MRDTKDRIRHAILFEIIGLLIVTPLGAWAFEMPLHHAGIVGVINATIAMLWNYVYNFLFDHAMLRIYKNVRKSPSIRVLHAVLFEAGLLAILIPVIAWHLGITLQESFVLEASFSVFFLVYAFVYNWVYDVIFPIPMPEETVS, encoded by the coding sequence GTGCGTGACACTAAAGACCGGATCCGCCACGCGATCCTTTTTGAAATTATCGGCCTGCTTATCGTGACGCCATTGGGAGCGTGGGCATTTGAAATGCCATTACACCATGCTGGAATTGTTGGTGTAATCAATGCCACAATCGCGATGCTCTGGAACTATGTTTACAATTTCCTGTTTGATCACGCGATGCTGCGAATCTACAAGAATGTTCGTAAATCTCCTTCTATCCGAGTGTTGCACGCAGTCCTCTTTGAAGCAGGCCTGCTTGCCATTCTGATTCCCGTAATAGCCTGGCACCTGGGAATTACCCTGCAGGAGTCGTTCGTGCTGGAAGCCTCGTTCTCTGTCTTCTTCCTGGTCTATGCGTTCGTCTACAACTGGGTCTACGACGTCATATTTCCTATACCAATGCCTGAAGAAACGGTCAGCTAA
- a CDS encoding Calx-beta domain-containing protein, protein MRISPWYQLTNRFFRAQSQHRRKNTSIASLQIEQLEDKVMLSADMASFFGLESTEPVHVPITISYPDQDHVITEDGREIHFDPLVEVNVDPSISAIPGDGTFWEDFEAYDTTKAFELSSNPGSNHTIYLDFDGHTTTDTAWNTFANMETIESPAYDFDGDNQTFSEAEKIEIIKIWARVAEDFAPFNVNVTTMEPLDLEDLKNAEVEEGVADFRWGVRVVIGDDAMNTGAGGIAYLESFNDDIDIPVFAFNGQYQFGSNVAAMTISHEVGHALGLEHDGTSDLEYYPGHGGTGATSWGPLMGAPFRTQVTQWSKGEYFDSSNGEDDLTVITTENGFGYYPDDYGNDFFNSYNLIRQGDSEVFGDELFGIISQTDDSDMFSFWAGPGQINFDVAVPSLGGGEPGAANLDVLAILYNENGQVVQLFNDPSTLNSTFSYELAAGGLYYLEIIGVGLGVPLDENNPNGYTEYGSLGNYRISAEVQPYDNVSVILEDIVVSEHEGTASFEVSLNYATQEDVILELTTSDGTAINGRDYRATTTQIRIPAGTTSGTTTFNVPIINDLISETVESFNVYVSRVIQGDIDDISDVARGIILDNDDPLTLILDIDKNVVGEQEGPRAAKAVVIRNGDLTEDLTVQVINSDDTEIYAPKTLFFPVGVDTVEFDIETVNDGAIDGDQLDVTLFASAPNFSSVSDTIDVRDDDVQSKRTLGGHLYEPITPFNNYEVLLDIIVDSGRTLQIQPSLNFATTLKFAPGTGLYIEGAVVANAANQIPVIFTDQSHRGEAPGPWAGVFYSAEAQGQTVFSNTTVKNAINGFTIFGTDEPHIRVLNSDIHSHVENGFVVTARNGDDINEDEVEILYSKIHNNGENGVLVSSFNTEFNDSRSAPMIEGNQIYGHSEGAGVYLLANTSLNDVNPDKAESVVAPRIFANSIENNKNGIVGKSTRSINDQNFTVVAPIAHNNLIAHNNGNAIDLRVSTVFGLLNADIINNTVVENNGIALYHSSFTDDSFSVRNNIFANNEGGIVANAPYVPQLESVMRNLLWNNDGQDWVNYPSEFGSMTTFNINRTPSDPEKNISGDPMFVAPGNFRVSPNSIALNAGTRFEDDPLFGGYEGVEAPKTDYFGDARDVLRDIGFHEASNGSFPLIEDFEDGSAQLFLPYDTSDWGVEQGPDGNLYYQADTSGFAGLGLSLLGLPELPQTFEFSVEMTAKTGVNRWYDGFVVFDYKNPNDFKYAGMLVGQNEWVIGHYQGNWSNRYVTVDWDASGRKILRERTYAVHVRIDGNQVQLSVDGERIASTIVGSVTDLNKGRIGLANNNAETHFDNFKLSDRVYQGRTIEPIDEQFDVDFDETPVIPPNFKPTNPAVWSAIEVGEDVMLESNSSAPIGNKWAIAFIEPNGTLPVDFEISARISTQVQSGSWQDGFIIFDYKNPNDFKYAGMFTGQNQWVIGHYQGNFGNRLALVDWDDQGRSINVGQEYDVKIEVRDNNIKLIVNNEAITTATVANSFTLNQGKIGLGAYNARTRYDDVRVREIPPIPSSSPTDEVFAGIDFFYFDEDDDDDEKTFASGRNKVIS, encoded by the coding sequence ATGCGAATTTCTCCCTGGTATCAACTGACGAACCGTTTCTTCCGTGCTCAGTCGCAGCATCGACGTAAAAATACTTCAATTGCGTCTCTGCAAATCGAACAGCTTGAAGATAAAGTGATGCTCTCCGCCGATATGGCCTCGTTTTTTGGACTCGAAAGCACGGAACCCGTCCACGTACCGATCACGATTAGCTATCCGGATCAGGATCACGTCATTACGGAAGATGGTCGGGAGATACACTTCGACCCCTTGGTGGAAGTGAATGTGGATCCATCCATCTCGGCAATTCCAGGTGATGGAACTTTCTGGGAGGATTTTGAAGCCTACGATACGACGAAGGCATTCGAACTGAGCAGTAATCCGGGCTCGAACCATACAATTTATCTAGATTTTGATGGTCACACGACGACAGATACTGCTTGGAATACTTTTGCGAACATGGAAACCATCGAATCTCCTGCTTATGATTTTGACGGTGATAATCAGACTTTCTCAGAAGCTGAAAAAATTGAAATTATCAAAATCTGGGCTAGAGTCGCTGAAGACTTTGCCCCGTTCAATGTGAACGTAACGACGATGGAGCCTCTAGATCTTGAAGACTTGAAGAATGCAGAAGTTGAAGAAGGAGTTGCGGACTTCAGGTGGGGCGTCCGTGTCGTCATCGGTGACGATGCCATGAACACCGGTGCCGGAGGAATCGCCTATCTCGAATCGTTTAATGATGACATCGATATTCCCGTCTTTGCTTTCAACGGCCAATACCAGTTCGGTAGTAACGTGGCGGCGATGACGATTTCACATGAGGTCGGACATGCACTCGGGTTAGAGCACGACGGAACTTCGGATTTGGAATACTACCCTGGGCACGGTGGAACGGGGGCAACATCCTGGGGGCCATTGATGGGTGCTCCTTTTCGAACTCAGGTGACCCAGTGGAGTAAAGGGGAATATTTTGATTCATCCAACGGGGAAGATGACTTAACAGTCATCACGACCGAAAACGGATTCGGATATTATCCAGATGACTACGGAAACGATTTCTTCAACAGTTACAACCTCATTCGTCAAGGCGATAGTGAGGTTTTCGGAGATGAGCTATTCGGAATCATCAGCCAGACAGACGATAGCGACATGTTCAGCTTTTGGGCTGGGCCAGGACAAATCAATTTCGACGTAGCAGTTCCCTCACTGGGTGGAGGTGAACCAGGAGCGGCGAACCTCGATGTTCTCGCAATCTTGTACAACGAAAATGGCCAGGTCGTTCAACTCTTTAATGATCCATCGACTTTAAATTCTACTTTCAGTTACGAATTAGCCGCGGGCGGACTGTACTACCTGGAGATTATTGGCGTCGGGTTGGGAGTCCCGCTCGATGAAAATAACCCCAATGGTTACACCGAATACGGAAGTCTGGGGAACTATCGAATTTCGGCTGAGGTTCAGCCCTATGACAACGTCTCTGTCATACTCGAAGATATCGTTGTGAGCGAACATGAAGGCACAGCCTCCTTTGAAGTCAGCTTGAATTATGCTACGCAAGAAGATGTTATCCTGGAGCTGACTACTTCCGATGGCACTGCCATTAATGGTCGAGACTACCGAGCGACGACCACTCAGATTCGAATTCCGGCTGGTACCACCAGCGGCACAACGACATTCAATGTGCCGATCATCAACGATCTCATTTCCGAGACAGTTGAATCTTTTAATGTTTATGTATCTCGAGTGATTCAGGGAGATATCGACGATATCAGCGATGTCGCGAGAGGAATCATTCTTGATAACGATGATCCACTGACGTTGATCCTCGATATCGATAAAAATGTCGTTGGAGAGCAGGAAGGTCCCCGAGCGGCCAAGGCTGTCGTCATTCGAAATGGCGATCTTACAGAGGACTTAACTGTTCAGGTCATCAATTCCGATGATACCGAAATCTATGCCCCCAAGACTCTCTTTTTCCCTGTGGGCGTGGACACGGTTGAGTTCGATATTGAAACCGTGAATGATGGAGCGATTGATGGCGATCAACTTGATGTGACCTTGTTTGCTTCCGCTCCCAATTTCAGCTCGGTGTCCGATACCATTGATGTTCGAGATGATGATGTGCAGTCCAAACGCACTCTTGGTGGTCATCTTTATGAGCCCATCACCCCGTTCAATAATTACGAAGTTTTGCTAGATATCATTGTCGATTCAGGACGAACTCTTCAGATTCAACCTTCACTAAATTTCGCTACGACATTGAAGTTCGCACCTGGAACGGGATTATATATCGAAGGGGCAGTAGTCGCGAATGCGGCCAATCAAATTCCGGTCATCTTTACTGACCAGAGTCATCGAGGCGAGGCCCCCGGACCTTGGGCTGGAGTATTCTACTCGGCAGAAGCTCAGGGGCAAACGGTATTTAGCAATACGACCGTCAAAAATGCGATCAATGGGTTTACGATCTTTGGCACAGATGAGCCTCATATCCGAGTTCTAAATTCGGACATCCACTCACATGTGGAAAATGGCTTCGTTGTGACTGCTCGAAATGGTGACGATATCAACGAGGACGAAGTTGAGATTCTTTACAGTAAGATTCACAACAATGGCGAAAACGGCGTGTTGGTGAGTTCTTTCAATACAGAATTTAATGACTCTCGTTCTGCTCCCATGATTGAAGGTAACCAAATCTATGGGCACAGTGAGGGAGCGGGTGTCTATCTTCTTGCAAACACTTCCCTGAATGATGTAAACCCGGATAAAGCCGAGAGTGTGGTGGCCCCACGAATCTTTGCGAACTCGATCGAGAACAATAAGAACGGAATTGTGGGTAAGTCAACAAGAAGTATTAACGATCAGAATTTCACGGTCGTTGCACCCATTGCTCACAATAACCTGATTGCTCACAACAACGGGAACGCGATTGATCTCCGGGTCTCTACCGTGTTTGGGTTGTTGAACGCCGATATCATTAATAACACCGTTGTTGAAAATAACGGGATTGCTCTGTATCACTCTAGTTTTACCGACGATAGTTTTTCAGTTCGAAACAATATCTTTGCCAATAATGAAGGCGGAATTGTTGCCAATGCTCCTTATGTTCCCCAGCTCGAAAGCGTGATGAGGAACTTGCTTTGGAATAATGACGGACAAGACTGGGTGAATTACCCCTCCGAGTTCGGAAGCATGACGACCTTCAACATTAATCGAACGCCTTCCGATCCAGAAAAGAATATTAGCGGCGATCCCATGTTCGTCGCACCTGGTAATTTCCGGGTCAGTCCCAACTCGATCGCGCTCAACGCAGGAACTCGATTCGAAGACGATCCACTCTTTGGTGGTTACGAAGGTGTTGAAGCTCCTAAAACGGACTACTTCGGCGATGCCCGAGACGTACTCCGGGATATCGGTTTCCACGAAGCGTCCAATGGCTCCTTCCCCTTGATCGAAGATTTTGAGGATGGTAGCGCTCAATTGTTCCTCCCCTACGATACTTCAGACTGGGGCGTCGAACAGGGTCCTGATGGTAACCTTTACTATCAGGCGGACACCTCTGGTTTCGCTGGGTTAGGACTCTCGCTACTCGGCCTTCCCGAATTGCCTCAGACGTTTGAGTTCTCAGTCGAGATGACAGCCAAGACCGGAGTTAACCGTTGGTACGACGGGTTTGTTGTCTTTGATTACAAAAACCCGAATGACTTCAAATACGCAGGAATGCTCGTCGGCCAGAACGAATGGGTGATCGGCCACTATCAAGGCAACTGGTCCAACCGATACGTGACCGTCGATTGGGATGCTTCCGGTCGGAAAATATTGCGTGAGCGAACTTATGCCGTTCACGTGCGGATCGATGGCAATCAAGTCCAGCTGTCCGTTGACGGTGAGCGGATTGCCAGCACCATTGTCGGGTCAGTGACTGATTTGAACAAAGGCCGAATTGGATTGGCGAACAACAACGCCGAAACCCATTTCGACAACTTCAAATTAAGTGACCGAGTTTATCAGGGGCGTACGATCGAACCTATCGATGAACAGTTCGATGTCGACTTTGATGAAACCCCGGTGATCCCACCAAACTTTAAACCAACGAATCCCGCTGTCTGGTCGGCAATTGAAGTCGGTGAAGACGTAATGCTGGAATCGAATTCAAGTGCACCTATCGGAAATAAATGGGCGATAGCATTCATCGAACCTAATGGCACTTTGCCGGTTGATTTCGAAATTTCCGCTCGTATTTCTACACAGGTTCAATCGGGAAGCTGGCAAGATGGTTTCATCATCTTTGATTACAAAAACCCGAACGACTTCAAATACGCGGGTATGTTCACTGGTCAGAATCAGTGGGTGATCGGACATTACCAGGGCAACTTTGGAAATCGGTTGGCTTTAGTCGATTGGGATGATCAGGGACGCAGTATCAATGTTGGGCAGGAATACGACGTCAAGATTGAAGTCCGGGATAACAATATTAAACTGATCGTGAATAACGAAGCGATTACCACCGCCACTGTGGCTAATAGCTTTACTTTGAATCAGGGTAAGATCGGTCTCGGAGCTTACAATGCTCGGACACGTTACGACGATGTCCGAGTTCGTGAAATTCCACCGATTCCAAGTTCATCTCCCACCGACGAAGTCTTCGCCGGAATTGACTTCTTCTACTTCGATGAAGATGACGACGATGATGAAAAGACTTTTGCATCGGGGCGGAACAAAGTCATTAGCTGA